The Falco peregrinus isolate bFalPer1 chromosome 9, bFalPer1.pri, whole genome shotgun sequence genome includes a window with the following:
- the SSRP1 gene encoding FACT complex subunit SSRP1 isoform X1 → MADTLEFNEIYQEVKGSMNDGRLRLSRQGVIFKNSKTGKVDNIQASELAEGVWRRVALGHGLKLLTKNGHVYKYDGFRESEFDKLSDFFKAHYCLELAEKDLCVKGWNWGTVRFGGQLLSFDIGEQPVFEIPLSNVSQCTTGKNEVTLEFHQNDDAEVSLMEVRFYVPPTQEDGVDPVEAFAQNVLSKADVIQATGDAICIFRELQCLTPRGRYDIRIYPTFLHLHGKTFDYKIPYTTVLRLFLLPHKDQRQMFFVISLDPPIKQGQTRYHFLILLFSKDEDISLTLNMNEEEVEKRFEGRLTKNMSGSLYEMVSRVMKALVNRKITVPGNFQGHSGAQCITCSYKASSGLLYPLERGFIYVHKPPVHIRFDEISFVNFARGTTTTRSFDFEIETKQGTQYTFSSIEREEYGKLFDFVNAKKLNIKNRGLKEGMKQSYDEYADSDEDQHDAYLERMKEEGKIREENANDSSDGSGEETDESFNPGEEDDDVAEEFDSNASASSSSGDGDSDRDEKKPAKKAKIVKDRKPRKKQLESKKGKDSNAPKRPMSAYMLWLNANREKIKSEHPGISITDLSKKAGELWKAMSKEKKEEWDRKAEDARREYEKAMKEYSGGSKSESSKTERSKKKKKKQEKQMKGKVEKKGAASKSLSSKSSAKSMNESFKSKEFVSSDESSSAESKKEVRVLDSEEEGVASPPPSSEESASGSD, encoded by the exons AATGACGGGCGGCTGCGGCTGAGCCGCCAGGGCGTGATTTTCAAGAACAGCAAGACGGGGAAGGTGGACAACATCCAGGCCTCAGAGCTGGCCGAGGGCGTGTGGCGGCGTGTGGCACTGGGTCACGGCCTCAAGCTGCTCACCAAGAACGGCCATGTCTACAAATATGATGGTTTCCGGGAATCG GAGTTCGATAAGCTCTCGGATTTCTTCAAGGCCCACTATTGCCTGGAGCTGGCGGAGAAGGATCTGTGTGTGAAGGGCTGGAATTGGGGGACAGTGAGGTTTGGAG GGCAGTTGCTCTCCTTTGACATCGGGGAGCAGCCGGTGTTCGAGATCCCCCTCAGCAACGTCTCCCAGTGCACAACGGGCAAGAATGAGGTGACACTGGAGTTCCACCAGAATGATGATGCTGAGGTCTCGCTCATGGAGGTTCGCTTCTACGTGCCGCCCACCCAGGAGGATGGCGTGGACCCTGTGGAG GCCTTCGCTCAGAACGTCCTCTCCAAGGCGGATGTGATCCAGGCCACCGGCGATGCCATCTGCATCTTCCGGGAGCTGCAGTGTCTGACGCCTCGTGGTCGATATGACATCCGTATCTACCCCACCTTCCTGCACCTTCACGGCAAGACCTTCGACTACAAGATTCCCTACACAACCGTGCTGCGCCTGTTCCTGCTTCCGCATAAGGACCAGCGGCAGATGTTCTTTGTG ATCAGCCTGGACCCCCCGATAAAGCAAGGCCAGACCCGCTACCACTTCCTTATCCTGCTCTTCTCCAAGGATGAGGACATCTCCCTGACCCTCAACATGAATGA ggaggaggtggagaaACGCTTCGAGGGGCGGCTCACCAAGAACATGTCGGGCTCCCTCTACGAGATGGTCAGCCGGGTCATGAAGGCGCTGGTGAATCGCAAGATCACTGTCCCCGGCAACTTCCAGGG ACACTCCGGAGCCCAGTGCATCACCTGCTCCTACAAGGCCAGCTCAGGGCTTCTGTACCCGCTGGAGCGTGGCTTCATCTATGTGCACAAGCCGCCTGTGCACATCCGCTTTGACGAGATCTCCTTCGTCAACTTTGCCCGTGGGACCACCACCACCCGCTCCTTCGACTTTGAGATCGAGACCAAGCAGGGCACGCAGTACACCTTCAGCAGCATAGAGAG GGAGGAGTATGGGAAGCTATTTGACTTTGTCAACGCCAAGAAGCTAAACATCAAGAACCGAGGCCTCAAGGAG GGCATGAAGCAGAGCTACGACGAATATGCCGACTCTGACGAGGACCAGCACGATGCCTACTTGGAGAGAATGAAGGAGGAGGGCAAGATCCGGGAGGAGAACGCCAATGACAGCAGTGACGGCTCTGGGGAGGAGACAG ATGAGTCCTTCAACCCTGGTGAGGAGGATGATGATGTGGCTGAAGA GTTTGACAGCAACGCCTCGGCCAGTTCCTCCAGTGGTGATGGTGACAGCGACCGGGATGAGAAGAAGCcggccaagaaggccaagatTGTCAAGGACCGCAAGCCCCGCAAGAAGCAGCTAGAG agcaagaaagggaaagactCCAATGCTCCCAAGCGGCCTATGTCAGCTTACATGCTTTGGCTGAATGCCAACCGGGAGAAGATCAAGTCAGAGCATCCTGGCATCAGCATCACAGACTTGTCCAAGAAGGCTGGGGAGCTCTGGAAGGCCATGtccaaggagaagaaagag GAATGGGACCGCAAGGCGGAAGATGCCAGGAGGGAGTACGAGAAGGCCATGAAGGAGTACAGCGGGGGCAGCAAGTCAGAGAGCTCCAAGAC GGAGCGGtctaaaaagaagaagaagaagcaggagaagcagaTGAAGGGGAAAGTGGAGAAGAAAGGCGCCGCCTCCAAGTCTTTGTCCTCCAAGTCATCTGCCAAGAGTATGAACGAGAGCTTCAAGAGCAAGGAATTTGTCTCCAGTGATGAAAGCTCTTCTGCAGAGAGCAAGAAGGAGGTAAGGGTCTTG GACTCTGAGGAGGAGGGGGTCGccagcccaccccccagctCGGAGGAATCTGCGTCAGGCTCGGATTAG
- the SSRP1 gene encoding FACT complex subunit SSRP1 isoform X2, translating to MADTLEFNEIYQEVKGSMNDGRLRLSRQGVIFKNSKTGKVDNIQASELAEGVWRRVALGHGLKLLTKNGHVYKYDGFRESEFDKLSDFFKAHYCLELAEKDLCVKGWNWGTVRFGGQLLSFDIGEQPVFEIPLSNVSQCTTGKNEVTLEFHQNDDAEVSLMEVRFYVPPTQEDGVDPVEAFAQNVLSKADVIQATGDAICIFRELQCLTPRGRYDIRIYPTFLHLHGKTFDYKIPYTTVLRLFLLPHKDQRQMFFVISLDPPIKQGQTRYHFLILLFSKDEDISLTLNMNEEEVEKRFEGRLTKNMSGSLYEMVSRVMKALVNRKITVPGNFQGHSGAQCITCSYKASSGLLYPLERGFIYVHKPPVHIRFDEISFVNFARGTTTTRSFDFEIETKQGTQYTFSSIEREEYGKLFDFVNAKKLNIKNRGLKEGMKQSYDEYADSDEDQHDAYLERMKEEGKIREENANDSSDGSGEETDESFNPGEEDDDVAEEFDSNASASSSSGDGDSDRDEKKPAKKAKIVKDRKPRKKQLESKKGKDSNAPKRPMSAYMLWLNANREKIKSEHPGISITDLSKKAGELWKAMSKEKKEEWDRKAEDARREYEKAMKEYSGGSKSESSKTERSKKKKKKQEKQMKGKVEKKGAASKSLSSKSSAKSMNESFKSKEFVSSDESSSAESKKEDSEEEGVASPPPSSEESASGSD from the exons AATGACGGGCGGCTGCGGCTGAGCCGCCAGGGCGTGATTTTCAAGAACAGCAAGACGGGGAAGGTGGACAACATCCAGGCCTCAGAGCTGGCCGAGGGCGTGTGGCGGCGTGTGGCACTGGGTCACGGCCTCAAGCTGCTCACCAAGAACGGCCATGTCTACAAATATGATGGTTTCCGGGAATCG GAGTTCGATAAGCTCTCGGATTTCTTCAAGGCCCACTATTGCCTGGAGCTGGCGGAGAAGGATCTGTGTGTGAAGGGCTGGAATTGGGGGACAGTGAGGTTTGGAG GGCAGTTGCTCTCCTTTGACATCGGGGAGCAGCCGGTGTTCGAGATCCCCCTCAGCAACGTCTCCCAGTGCACAACGGGCAAGAATGAGGTGACACTGGAGTTCCACCAGAATGATGATGCTGAGGTCTCGCTCATGGAGGTTCGCTTCTACGTGCCGCCCACCCAGGAGGATGGCGTGGACCCTGTGGAG GCCTTCGCTCAGAACGTCCTCTCCAAGGCGGATGTGATCCAGGCCACCGGCGATGCCATCTGCATCTTCCGGGAGCTGCAGTGTCTGACGCCTCGTGGTCGATATGACATCCGTATCTACCCCACCTTCCTGCACCTTCACGGCAAGACCTTCGACTACAAGATTCCCTACACAACCGTGCTGCGCCTGTTCCTGCTTCCGCATAAGGACCAGCGGCAGATGTTCTTTGTG ATCAGCCTGGACCCCCCGATAAAGCAAGGCCAGACCCGCTACCACTTCCTTATCCTGCTCTTCTCCAAGGATGAGGACATCTCCCTGACCCTCAACATGAATGA ggaggaggtggagaaACGCTTCGAGGGGCGGCTCACCAAGAACATGTCGGGCTCCCTCTACGAGATGGTCAGCCGGGTCATGAAGGCGCTGGTGAATCGCAAGATCACTGTCCCCGGCAACTTCCAGGG ACACTCCGGAGCCCAGTGCATCACCTGCTCCTACAAGGCCAGCTCAGGGCTTCTGTACCCGCTGGAGCGTGGCTTCATCTATGTGCACAAGCCGCCTGTGCACATCCGCTTTGACGAGATCTCCTTCGTCAACTTTGCCCGTGGGACCACCACCACCCGCTCCTTCGACTTTGAGATCGAGACCAAGCAGGGCACGCAGTACACCTTCAGCAGCATAGAGAG GGAGGAGTATGGGAAGCTATTTGACTTTGTCAACGCCAAGAAGCTAAACATCAAGAACCGAGGCCTCAAGGAG GGCATGAAGCAGAGCTACGACGAATATGCCGACTCTGACGAGGACCAGCACGATGCCTACTTGGAGAGAATGAAGGAGGAGGGCAAGATCCGGGAGGAGAACGCCAATGACAGCAGTGACGGCTCTGGGGAGGAGACAG ATGAGTCCTTCAACCCTGGTGAGGAGGATGATGATGTGGCTGAAGA GTTTGACAGCAACGCCTCGGCCAGTTCCTCCAGTGGTGATGGTGACAGCGACCGGGATGAGAAGAAGCcggccaagaaggccaagatTGTCAAGGACCGCAAGCCCCGCAAGAAGCAGCTAGAG agcaagaaagggaaagactCCAATGCTCCCAAGCGGCCTATGTCAGCTTACATGCTTTGGCTGAATGCCAACCGGGAGAAGATCAAGTCAGAGCATCCTGGCATCAGCATCACAGACTTGTCCAAGAAGGCTGGGGAGCTCTGGAAGGCCATGtccaaggagaagaaagag GAATGGGACCGCAAGGCGGAAGATGCCAGGAGGGAGTACGAGAAGGCCATGAAGGAGTACAGCGGGGGCAGCAAGTCAGAGAGCTCCAAGAC GGAGCGGtctaaaaagaagaagaagaagcaggagaagcagaTGAAGGGGAAAGTGGAGAAGAAAGGCGCCGCCTCCAAGTCTTTGTCCTCCAAGTCATCTGCCAAGAGTATGAACGAGAGCTTCAAGAGCAAGGAATTTGTCTCCAGTGATGAAAGCTCTTCTGCAGAGAGCAAGAAGGAG GACTCTGAGGAGGAGGGGGTCGccagcccaccccccagctCGGAGGAATCTGCGTCAGGCTCGGATTAG